In the Larimichthys crocea isolate SSNF chromosome XXI, L_crocea_2.0, whole genome shotgun sequence genome, one interval contains:
- the parvg gene encoding gamma-parvin isoform X2, translated as MMEAAVFEYHKEEDPLDIEDFQGKKKLIQPASLKDPKLEKLKETLVYWINSTLKAEHIVVQNLEEDLYDGLVLHHLLSKLAGVHLPVEEMAMTTTAQIHKLEVVLEELDKRLGLQDSSRIKWNVKLIHNKDLLATIHLLVAMVRCFQPELDLPLNVKVEVILVETNKSGIKSEIQTEVLTEKRDVGSDSLSNTEKEDPIEQLLKLETHKVNTVKKAILHFVNQNMSTMGLQVADMDKQFADGVILLLLIGQLEGFFIPLHDFNLTPVSPSEMLHNVTLALDLLTDTGLQVSNVDPQDIVSQDVAATLKILYALFKKHKGK; from the exons ATGATGGAGGCCGCAGTGTTTGAGTATCACAAAGAGGAAGACCCTTTGGACATTGAGGATTTTCAGG GGAAAAAGAAGCTCATTCAGCCAGCATCTTTAAAAGACCCCAAACTTGAAAAGCTAAAGGAG ACATTGGTTTATTGGATCAATAGCACTCTGAAAGCAGAGCACATAGTGGTTCAGAATCTGGAGGAGGATCTGTACGATGGACTGGTGCTTCATCACCTGCTGT CAAAGTTGGCCGGCGTGCACTTGCCTGTGGAAGAGATGGCAATGACCACCACTGCTCAGATCCACAAGCTGGAAGTGGTCCTGGAGGAGTTGGACAAGAGACTGGGCCTGCAGGACAGCAGCCGGATCAAGTGGAACGTCAAAC TCATCCACAACAAAGACCTTTTGGCCACTATTCATCtgctggttgccatggtgagATGTTTCCAGCCTGAACTGGATCTGCCATTGAACGTGAAGGTTGAAGTCATACTTGTGGAA ACAAACAAAAGTGGAATCAAATCAGAAATACAGACGGAGGTCCTGACAGAGAAAAG AGATGTGGGCTCGGACTCCCTCAGCAATACTGAAA AGGAAGACCCAATTGAGCAACTGCTGAAGCTTGAAACTCACAAGGTCAACACTGTGAAGAAG GCCATCTTACACTTTGTCAACCAGAATATGTCAACCATGGGTCTGCAGGTGGCTGATATGGACAAACAG ttTGCTGATGGTGtgattctgctgctgctgattggaCAGCTGGAAGGCTTCTTTATCCCGctccatgacttcaacctgacCCCCGTCAGTCCCTCTGAGATG CTTCACAATGTGACTTTGGCCTTGGACCTCCTTACTGACACCGGCCTTCAGGTGTCGAATGTTGATCCCCAAG ATATTGTCTCTCAGGACGTCGCTGCCACCTTGAAGATCCTGTACGCTCTATTCAAGAAGCACAAAGGGAAATGA
- the parvg gene encoding gamma-parvin isoform X1, whose product MMEAAVFEYHKEEDPLDIEDFQAGKKKLIQPASLKDPKLEKLKETLVYWINSTLKAEHIVVQNLEEDLYDGLVLHHLLSKLAGVHLPVEEMAMTTTAQIHKLEVVLEELDKRLGLQDSSRIKWNVKLIHNKDLLATIHLLVAMVRCFQPELDLPLNVKVEVILVETNKSGIKSEIQTEVLTEKRDVGSDSLSNTEKEDPIEQLLKLETHKVNTVKKAILHFVNQNMSTMGLQVADMDKQFADGVILLLLIGQLEGFFIPLHDFNLTPVSPSEMLHNVTLALDLLTDTGLQVSNVDPQDIVSQDVAATLKILYALFKKHKGK is encoded by the exons ATGATGGAGGCCGCAGTGTTTGAGTATCACAAAGAGGAAGACCCTTTGGACATTGAGGATTTTCAGG CAGGGAAAAAGAAGCTCATTCAGCCAGCATCTTTAAAAGACCCCAAACTTGAAAAGCTAAAGGAG ACATTGGTTTATTGGATCAATAGCACTCTGAAAGCAGAGCACATAGTGGTTCAGAATCTGGAGGAGGATCTGTACGATGGACTGGTGCTTCATCACCTGCTGT CAAAGTTGGCCGGCGTGCACTTGCCTGTGGAAGAGATGGCAATGACCACCACTGCTCAGATCCACAAGCTGGAAGTGGTCCTGGAGGAGTTGGACAAGAGACTGGGCCTGCAGGACAGCAGCCGGATCAAGTGGAACGTCAAAC TCATCCACAACAAAGACCTTTTGGCCACTATTCATCtgctggttgccatggtgagATGTTTCCAGCCTGAACTGGATCTGCCATTGAACGTGAAGGTTGAAGTCATACTTGTGGAA ACAAACAAAAGTGGAATCAAATCAGAAATACAGACGGAGGTCCTGACAGAGAAAAG AGATGTGGGCTCGGACTCCCTCAGCAATACTGAAA AGGAAGACCCAATTGAGCAACTGCTGAAGCTTGAAACTCACAAGGTCAACACTGTGAAGAAG GCCATCTTACACTTTGTCAACCAGAATATGTCAACCATGGGTCTGCAGGTGGCTGATATGGACAAACAG ttTGCTGATGGTGtgattctgctgctgctgattggaCAGCTGGAAGGCTTCTTTATCCCGctccatgacttcaacctgacCCCCGTCAGTCCCTCTGAGATG CTTCACAATGTGACTTTGGCCTTGGACCTCCTTACTGACACCGGCCTTCAGGTGTCGAATGTTGATCCCCAAG ATATTGTCTCTCAGGACGTCGCTGCCACCTTGAAGATCCTGTACGCTCTATTCAAGAAGCACAAAGGGAAATGA